The Bdellovibrio bacteriovorus region TGAAAGAAAGACCTGTACGGGCGTGGACATGAGTAAAGAAATGGGCCCGGTACGAAACCAAGACTCTATTGGTTGGTGTTATGCTTTCGCGGGCGCGGATCTTGTCTCGTACCGACTAAAAAAGAAAGTTTCTGCTGCGGATATGGCTGTCACTTACAATGACGGTGTTATCAGTGACATCCAAAAAACATTTGGATCGACGGCCGAAAAATTTCAAGGCGGCTTCACCGCTTCCGCTATCGACGATGCCGCCAAAAAAGGCTTCTGCTTAGAAAAGGACTTTCCGAGCGAAGACAACTCTCGATCAAACTTAAAAAACACCTTAAAAGAAATTGATTCTTTGGGAAGACAAAAGCTAGGTATAGCCGGTGCCGATTGCGTGCAACTTCACCAGGCGTCGCAAGTTCTTTTTCCTAATGTGAAGATGCCGGACCTACAAAAGCTATTAAGAGAAAGTTCGTCACGCAATTTCATTGATAATCTGGCCGACAAAACTTGCAATCCCCGGATCAAGGCAAATTTAGAAACTGAATCCAATATGTATATCTTTGACAAGAAGGCGATGATTCGTGATCTGGATGAACAACTGAATAAAAGCAATCCTGTGGCATTAGGCTACGACGCTTCTAATCTTATGGATCGTCGAGATACTGAAAAAACGCAGATGCATGCCAGTGTGATCGTCGGACGTCGCTTTAATGAAAAATCAGGACAGTGCGAATATCTTCTTAGAAATTCGTGGGGACGTGGTTGCAGTTATGATACTGCCTACGAGTGCAAAGAAGGGAATATCTGGATTCCCAAAAACGACATTATGCAAAGAGGGAAATTCTTAGACTATGTTAAGTAATATTCTTTTTATTCTTATGAGTTCTTCTTTCGCACAATCGGAGCTTCACTGCGTTGATGGTAGTTTTCGTTCAACAACGAACGGAGTCGTATCAACGACCAAAGCTTACTATTGTTATAACTCTGACAAAACCCAGCTTTACTCCAAAGAGTGCAAGGATCTAAAGTGTCCCGCAGCTTTCAACGATCGAAAGTTTTTTAAGTTTTCAGAACTGCACGACGAAAACAGCAACCCCGCCTTTAACCTCTGTCGCAAGCTTGACGGCAAACCTGAGCTTTTGGAATTCAAAGCCGGCAACGAATGGTTTGCCCTAGATCGCTGCCAATTCAAAGATGGAAGCTTCGTAAGCACTTCCGAACTTTTAAAATTCTATCTTCAAAAGAAACGCTAGCCGAGCGCTAGCTTTTCAAATGCTTTTACTTTGGTATTAATAACATCGATGGACTTCTGCCAGAACTCAGGACGGCGAATGTCTTCGCCAAGATGTTTCTGTACTAAGTCTTCCGCCGTCATTCTGCCGGTATCACGCAAAATCTCGACGTATTTTTTCATGAAGTCTTTGCCTAGCTCTTTACGGCGAGCATAGATGCTCATCGCAAACAGGTAACCAAAGGTGTAGGGATAGTTATAAAAACTGGTTCCGGCCATTGCGAAATGCAGTTTGGTCGCCCAAAACATTTTATCATTCGATGTCAATGTCGGTCCGTACCACTTCGTCCATGCTTCGTCCGTCAACTGCGAAAGCTCGTCAGCATTCAAAGAGCGCTTCAAACGCTGTTCATAAAAGTTTTTCTCGAACTCAAAACGTGCCGGAATATTGATCAAGAAGCTTGTCGCTCCTTCCACTTCTCCCCAGGCAAATTCGATCTTTTCTTCTTTGCTTTGAGCTTCTTCAATCAGAACATCGTGCAAAACTGTTTCTGCGAAAATGCTGGCCGTTTCGGCCAAAGTCATTGGATAACCTGTTTGTGACCTTGGCAAATCACGCATGGCCCAAGAGTGGAAGGCGTGGCCCAATTCGTGCGCTAATGTAGAAACATCACTGTTTGAACCCATGTACGTCATAAATACACGTGGCTCGCGACGTTTCGCAAATCCCGTGCAGTAAGCGCCATTGCGTTTGTTCGGAAGAACTCGGCCTTCAATCCAACGGTTGTCCGCCATCATCTTCACAAAATCACTCATTTGCGGATCAATTTGCGCGAAAGAATCTTGAATCAGCTTTAAGGCTTCATCATAAGAGCGTTCTTTCTTACCGCCCGAAACCGGGCTTTGCGCCAACAAATCCCACGGATCCAAGGTCTGCTTACCCATCAATTTTGCCATCATCAAAGGAGCTTTGCGAGTCTCGCTGAGATTGTTATGACAAGCAGTCATCAAAGCATCCAAGGTTTTTCTTTCAATACGATTGTTGTGCAATGACGTATCGAGGAAATGCACAGACTTAGAATAAGAGCGCTTCTTATTCACCTCATGGCGCCATCCTGCCAACGAATTCAGAATGAACGCCGCTGAATGCTTATGCTCTGCCCAACCATTTTGAATGCTTTGCCATGCCACCTTGCGCGTATTTTCATCCACGTTGCGAGTTAAAGAGCTCGCCTGTGCCAAGCCGACAGTTTCTGTTTTATCACCCCACTGAAGATGACAGCGCATAGAACCGCTGAGCTTAGTGTAGAGTTCTCCCCAGGCTCTTAATCCCGGATTTGATACCGCCTCTAGAAGAGCTTCTTCGGAATCAGCCAGAAGTGTGTCAGCGTTCTTTCGTTCATTTTTCCAATAAAATTCCGCAGGCTGTAATTCAGGATGAGCCAGAACTTTGCTTAAGAAAGTTTCTGAACAGCGTTTTAGAAAATTGTTAACCGGAATCGTGGATTGCCAGAAGCGAGAGTTCATGGACTGAAGCTCAGAATACTTTCCTTGAGCGACATCGTCTGCCGAGTTCACGGAAAGTGTGCAATTCAAATAAGTACCCATGTTCATCGAAAGAACGATCGCGGCGTCTCTTTCCAAAAGAATTTTTTGTAGCTGCTCACAAGTAGCCGCCGCCGGATCTGTCTTTGCCTCTAACGATTCCGCCAGTGGCGCTTGAACTGACTTAACAAGTTCTTCCAGCAACGACACTTTGTTGGCAAAGTTAGTAAACTCCGTTTGAAATTCCGGAGATGTACACGAAGGGTATTCTGATTCGATATTCCAAGCCATTTTTTCCATAGAGGAAAGCGTATCTCACGCCCCTCAAAAAGAAAACGCCGAAGATACCTTCGGCGCTGCGCTTATTCCTTATGTATGTCCACATTAATTACTGGTAAAGGCCCAAAATACTTCTTCATTGTCATTAAACTCTTTAACCAAGGATTTCGGAATTTTCTGTCCCTTAAAAGCAAGGTCGAAGAATTGTGTTTGGCGAACATTTTCGATGTTCACCAACTGCAGATTAGGATTGTGGCCCCCGCGCACTTGAATCAGAATCTGTTTCGACGCCTTGGGAACAGTTTTATAATGTCTGATCGCTTGCGGTGAAGCTGTCGCACTGTCATCGGCACCTTGAAAATAAGTCACTGGAACCGTAAGAGGATAACGTTCTGCTTTGTAGGTCGCCTTTGTCGCCGCACGAAGCTGGCGGCAGTTGCCTTGTGATTCGATATCCACAACCGGCGTAAGAACTCCGTTTTTATATACATCTGCAGTGCTCATGTTTGGCAGCGCCAATCCGAGCTCCTGACAAGCAATCATAAAATAAGGAATATCATTAGAGACAAAAAGCACATGCGGAGTGTAGTTGATGGGCTCAAACATCGAGACCATTTCTTTGATGAACTCCTGATATTTTTTTTCGTCGGTAAAACCTAAGAAACGTTCTTTGATTTTGTTCAATCCATCGTCATACATCATCTGCGTGCGCGCATAATTTGAAAGCCAGATCGCAGGAACACCATACTGTGTATGAACTTGATCTAATTTCTTAAGAAGATCCGCCGGCAAAGTACCCAACATACGCTGTAAAAGCTTGCGGCGATGAGGCGCATCCCACAATCCCGATTCGCCATCAAAGACGACACCTTCTAAAATAGTCGCGCGAGTCGCTTGTGGAAAAAGTGAAGAATAAATTGTCGCCGGAACGGTTCCATAAGAAATGCCGTACACTGTCCATTTGGAAATTCCTAAATGCTGACGAATTCTTTCCGCGTCACGGGCGACGTTTTCAGATGAGTAAAAGGCAGGATTTAAATATTGAGCCAAAGTCGCTGGACGAGAACAACCAATCCCTCTTTGTTCCATAATCAGAACATTGTAAGGCATCGCTTGACGGAAAAGTCCCCAGTGCGCTGTGGATCCGGGACCGCCAGTGAAATACAGAAGTGTTTCTTTACTCGAGTCGTAAACACCACCAACAAAGTACGAATAAATATCTGTAGTCCCTAAAGCAGGGTTGGAATAATCAAAAGGAACAGTGACGTAGGTTCCCTTTTCATGAGCAATCAAACTGGCGTAAGTCTTTTGACAGAGAGTGCGACCGGATTCGTAATTTGCCAGAGTAGGAAGAGTCAAAGCCGCTTGGGCAGAAAAACCGAAAAAGAAGAGAGCTAAAAGAATCGTTGATTTCATGAAGAGCTTTTTAAGTGAAAAAGCTCTATTTCCCAAGGAAAGGCCCGGAAATTAGAAATTTTCTAAAATTTGGTGCCCCTAAGAAGGAAGGCGGGATCACGGTTTTGCTGTAAGCCGGATTCTGTCCCAATCACCAGGTCCCATAATTTGTCCCGATAATCGTAGATGATCATTCCTCTGGGAGTGCTATTACTAACACCCTCAAGCGATCTTACCCGAAAGCTACGGACTGGCCGTCCTACTAATGCTTCCCTATTTGATCTTGCTCCGCGCAGAGTTTGGCTGTTTTCACTCCAGCGACTCCCCAGAAGGCTCCCGTTCCCGCCTTTAGGATCATAGTCCTGGATATTCTTTCTGTTCCACTGTTCCTGACATTACTGTCGAGGGGCGTTACCCCTTGCGCTGCCATTTGGAGTCCGGACTTTCCTCTCTAATTTCAGCAATTTAGAGTATTACTAGAGCGATCATCCGCAAAACCGAAGGGGTTTTCTAACACCCCCCAGCAAAAAGCGCAAGAGGGTTTTCATCGCCCCTATTTTATTTTAATTTCTAAGCATCGTTTACAAAAGGACTTTATCATGAAGATCGCTGTATCTCTATTCGCATTCGCTTTGACTCTAGCTCTTACGTCTCCGTCTTTGGCGGAAGAAGGCCATGGTGGCGGCGGTCACGGTGGACTGGCTGAAAAAATGAATGCTTTGTTCCCACCGAAACAACCAGTTCCTGCGAAACGTGAAGTTCCAGCGACTCCGCAAATCGCTTCACCAGCTTATTTCTCTGAAGTGAAAGCGGATAAAGCGGCTTTGCAATGGAAAGCTGTTGAAGGCGCTTCTGAATACCACGTGCAATTAGCGACAGATCCAAACTTCAAATGGTTGGTAGCAAACGAATACCACGTTAAAGGCACTTCTTTCGAAGCCACAGGTTTGGAAGCTGGTAAACACTATTACTGGAGAGTGGCAGCCGTTGCTGATGCAAACTGGTCTACATTCCGTAAGAGTTTCTTTGCGACTTCGATGTTCGCAACTCCAGCGAAATAATTTTTCGAATAAATTTAGAAAAATAAAAAGCCCTTTGTTCCGCAAAGGGCTTTTTTATTTTCACATACGAGCTTGATTCCCTTCGCTTCTCCC contains the following coding sequences:
- a CDS encoding alpha/beta fold hydrolase, with product MKSTILLALFFFGFSAQAALTLPTLANYESGRTLCQKTYASLIAHEKGTYVTVPFDYSNPALGTTDIYSYFVGGVYDSSKETLLYFTGGPGSTAHWGLFRQAMPYNVLIMEQRGIGCSRPATLAQYLNPAFYSSENVARDAERIRQHLGISKWTVYGISYGTVPATIYSSLFPQATRATILEGVVFDGESGLWDAPHRRKLLQRMLGTLPADLLKKLDQVHTQYGVPAIWLSNYARTQMMYDDGLNKIKERFLGFTDEKKYQEFIKEMVSMFEPINYTPHVLFVSNDIPYFMIACQELGLALPNMSTADVYKNGVLTPVVDIESQGNCRQLRAATKATYKAERYPLTVPVTYFQGADDSATASPQAIRHYKTVPKASKQILIQVRGGHNPNLQLVNIENVRQTQFFDLAFKGQKIPKSLVKEFNDNEEVFWAFTSN
- a CDS encoding M3 family oligoendopeptidase, whose amino-acid sequence is MEKMAWNIESEYPSCTSPEFQTEFTNFANKVSLLEELVKSVQAPLAESLEAKTDPAAATCEQLQKILLERDAAIVLSMNMGTYLNCTLSVNSADDVAQGKYSELQSMNSRFWQSTIPVNNFLKRCSETFLSKVLAHPELQPAEFYWKNERKNADTLLADSEEALLEAVSNPGLRAWGELYTKLSGSMRCHLQWGDKTETVGLAQASSLTRNVDENTRKVAWQSIQNGWAEHKHSAAFILNSLAGWRHEVNKKRSYSKSVHFLDTSLHNNRIERKTLDALMTACHNNLSETRKAPLMMAKLMGKQTLDPWDLLAQSPVSGGKKERSYDEALKLIQDSFAQIDPQMSDFVKMMADNRWIEGRVLPNKRNGAYCTGFAKRREPRVFMTYMGSNSDVSTLAHELGHAFHSWAMRDLPRSQTGYPMTLAETASIFAETVLHDVLIEEAQSKEEKIEFAWGEVEGATSFLINIPARFEFEKNFYEQRLKRSLNADELSQLTDEAWTKWYGPTLTSNDKMFWATKLHFAMAGTSFYNYPYTFGYLFAMSIYARRKELGKDFMKKYVEILRDTGRMTAEDLVQKHLGEDIRRPEFWQKSIDVINTKVKAFEKLALG
- a CDS encoding fibronectin type III domain-containing protein, which encodes MKIAVSLFAFALTLALTSPSLAEEGHGGGGHGGLAEKMNALFPPKQPVPAKREVPATPQIASPAYFSEVKADKAALQWKAVEGASEYHVQLATDPNFKWLVANEYHVKGTSFEATGLEAGKHYYWRVAAVADANWSTFRKSFFATSMFATPAK
- a CDS encoding C1 family peptidase translates to MVLLFFIHTLLSSLSHAQECNREAVREQMKFIVQNYTYRDVSRYIDMTKKDLQVCKIDNRSMGVSDNFLESLKTASTRAEMARIKDDIKNFSENGRVEMFETEYRLYAKRVGLSQAETDAFLKRYKEEGIKSAARERKTCTGVDMSKEMGPVRNQDSIGWCYAFAGADLVSYRLKKKVSAADMAVTYNDGVISDIQKTFGSTAEKFQGGFTASAIDDAAKKGFCLEKDFPSEDNSRSNLKNTLKEIDSLGRQKLGIAGADCVQLHQASQVLFPNVKMPDLQKLLRESSSRNFIDNLADKTCNPRIKANLETESNMYIFDKKAMIRDLDEQLNKSNPVALGYDASNLMDRRDTEKTQMHASVIVGRRFNEKSGQCEYLLRNSWGRGCSYDTAYECKEGNIWIPKNDIMQRGKFLDYVK